The following proteins are co-located in the Paenibacillus sp. JNUCC32 genome:
- a CDS encoding spore germination protein, with protein sequence MPFSTWTGSNQSRNEVSSNSNNASSDGRNISESLEETTSEIKKILGDNDDFMIHPFHVFGQHPAVLFYFSDMTDHAVINNTLLRPLKYGPRHLDVSDLPRHALMDTLMKDTLYHSEGYAERKISVLTDNLLRGQSVVAIEGLDEAIIIDTRKISQRSIEQPATEQVIRGAREGFIETLGTNISLLRYRLQTPDFRVKSMEIGTKTKSKVAVCYMDGITNPGIVKEVNKRLDAIEIDAVLDSGYLEQFIEDNHWSPFPQIQYTERPDKVVANLLEGRVAILVDGSPLALIAPTVFSQFYQTVEDYTERFLLMSAIRLSRLVALVFSLVFPSLYVAIISFNPELIPTEFAVAVAGGRAGVPFPAMIEVLVIEISMEVLREATIRLPQQVGGALSIVGVLVIGQAAVSAGFASPITIVIIALTTIGSFATPAYNAALALRLLRFPLIILAGIFGLYGVMVGIILIANHLLSLKSFGVPYLSPFVPGNFQGMRDLLTRGPLWKMKNRPSFLHPLDTSRLGDQMKEQVDHSSTNIMNPVQPNDEKGR encoded by the coding sequence ATGCCATTTTCCACATGGACGGGTTCAAACCAATCCCGTAACGAAGTCTCTTCCAACTCAAATAATGCAAGTTCAGATGGCCGGAACATATCGGAGAGCTTAGAAGAGACCACATCCGAAATCAAGAAAATTCTCGGCGATAACGACGATTTTATGATACATCCCTTCCATGTGTTCGGGCAGCATCCGGCCGTATTGTTTTATTTCTCCGATATGACGGATCACGCCGTCATTAATAATACTTTATTAAGACCACTTAAATATGGCCCTCGCCATCTCGATGTTTCAGACCTCCCTCGCCATGCGTTGATGGACACTTTGATGAAGGATACGCTTTATCACAGCGAAGGATACGCGGAACGAAAAATCTCCGTGCTCACCGACAATCTTCTAAGGGGACAGTCTGTCGTAGCGATCGAAGGGCTGGACGAGGCCATTATCATTGATACACGAAAAATATCGCAGCGTTCAATAGAGCAGCCGGCGACGGAACAGGTGATCCGCGGGGCCCGGGAAGGATTCATCGAGACGCTCGGCACCAACATTTCCCTGCTCCGCTACCGGCTGCAAACGCCGGATTTCCGCGTGAAATCCATGGAGATCGGAACGAAAACGAAATCCAAGGTTGCGGTCTGTTACATGGATGGCATCACCAATCCCGGCATCGTTAAAGAAGTGAATAAGCGCCTGGACGCCATTGAAATCGATGCCGTGCTGGATTCGGGGTATCTGGAACAGTTTATCGAAGACAATCATTGGTCTCCGTTTCCGCAAATCCAGTATACGGAGCGGCCCGACAAAGTCGTGGCGAATCTGCTGGAAGGCCGAGTGGCCATTCTGGTCGACGGTTCTCCGCTCGCCTTGATCGCTCCAACCGTATTCAGCCAGTTCTATCAAACGGTCGAAGATTATACCGAACGATTTCTATTGATGAGCGCAATTCGGCTGTCCCGCCTGGTGGCTTTGGTATTTTCCTTGGTTTTTCCCTCGTTGTATGTGGCGATTATCTCCTTTAATCCTGAGCTGATTCCCACGGAATTTGCCGTCGCCGTCGCAGGCGGACGTGCAGGCGTCCCTTTTCCGGCGATGATCGAAGTGCTCGTTATTGAAATTTCGATGGAGGTTTTGCGGGAAGCCACGATCCGGTTGCCGCAGCAGGTGGGCGGCGCATTATCCATTGTCGGCGTGCTCGTCATCGGGCAAGCCGCGGTATCTGCCGGGTTCGCTAGTCCAATTACCATCGTCATCATTGCATTAACGACCATCGGATCTTTCGCAACGCCGGCCTACAACGCGGCGCTTGCGCTCCGTCTGCTGCGTTTTCCGCTGATCATATTGGCCGGGATCTTCGGATTGTACGGCGTCATGGTCGGCATCATCCTGATTGCCAATCATCTTTTGTCGCTTAAATCGTTCGGAGTTCCGTATCTAAGCCCATTCGTCCCAGGCAACTTTCAAGGCATGCGGGATCTTCTGACTCGCGGACCGCTGTGGAAGATGAAGAACAGGCCTTCCTTCCTCCACCCGCTTGACACATCAAGGCTCGGTGATCAAATGAAGGAGCAGGTGGATCATTCCTCAACCAATATCATGAATCCCGTCCAACCTAATGACGAGAAAGGTCGATAA
- the ilvD gene encoding dihydroxy-acid dehydratase: MTNKKDLRIRSKVISEGVNRVPNRAMLRAVGFTDADFKKPMIGVASTWSEVTPCNMHIDKLAIEAKQGVRNHGGAPLIFNTITVSDGISMGHGGMLFSLPSREAIADSIEIVTGAERFDGLVAIGGCDKNTPACLMAIGRMNLPAVYVYGGTIQPGKLDGKNVDIVTAFEAVGQYHDGKMTEEQLHKVECSVCPGPGSCGGMYTANTMAAAAEAMGMSLPGSSSTPAISPDKAAECAAAGRQVLSLLEQEIYPRDIMTKKAFENAITVVMALGGSTNAFLHLLAIAHSVGVDLTLDDFERIRLRVPHLADLKPSGRHAMQDLNEVGGVPGVMKLLLAEGLLHGDCLTVTGKSLAENLAEAAPLEGSQEIIRPIDKPLKPNGPLVVLRGNLAPEGAVAKMSGMKKLRFVGPAKVYDSEEDATEAILRDEICKGDVLVIRYCGPKGGPGMPEMLSVTALIVGKGLGGEVALITDGRFSGGSHGFVVGHVAPEAQVGGPIALLRNGDMITIDSETQEMTFDVSDSELAARAQAWQQPPLKVSTGVLYKYAKLVSSASRGAVTDSAE, encoded by the coding sequence ATGACAAACAAAAAAGATTTACGCATTCGCAGTAAGGTAATCAGTGAGGGCGTCAACAGGGTACCGAACAGGGCGATGCTGCGGGCTGTTGGTTTCACGGATGCGGATTTTAAGAAACCGATGATTGGCGTAGCCAGCACTTGGAGCGAAGTGACCCCTTGTAATATGCATATCGACAAGCTAGCCATAGAGGCCAAGCAAGGGGTACGCAACCATGGCGGCGCTCCGCTTATTTTCAACACGATCACGGTTTCGGATGGCATTTCGATGGGACACGGCGGCATGCTGTTCTCCCTGCCCAGCCGAGAAGCCATCGCAGATTCGATTGAGATCGTGACGGGGGCCGAACGTTTCGATGGTCTGGTGGCGATCGGCGGTTGCGACAAGAATACGCCCGCCTGCCTGATGGCAATCGGACGGATGAATCTTCCTGCGGTTTATGTTTACGGCGGTACGATACAGCCCGGGAAGCTCGATGGCAAGAACGTGGATATCGTCACGGCTTTCGAAGCGGTCGGGCAATATCATGACGGAAAAATGACGGAGGAGCAGTTACATAAGGTGGAATGCAGCGTCTGCCCGGGACCGGGCTCTTGCGGGGGCATGTATACAGCCAATACGATGGCCGCTGCGGCAGAAGCCATGGGGATGAGCCTGCCCGGTTCCTCTTCCACGCCGGCTATTTCACCAGACAAAGCAGCGGAATGCGCTGCGGCTGGAAGGCAGGTCCTCTCCTTGTTGGAGCAAGAAATCTATCCCAGGGACATCATGACCAAAAAAGCGTTTGAGAATGCGATAACCGTCGTCATGGCTTTGGGCGGTTCAACCAACGCGTTCCTGCATTTGCTTGCGATCGCTCATTCGGTTGGCGTAGATTTGACGTTAGACGATTTCGAGCGAATCCGTTTGCGAGTTCCCCACCTTGCAGACCTGAAGCCAAGCGGACGACATGCCATGCAGGACTTAAACGAAGTCGGCGGCGTACCGGGCGTCATGAAATTATTGCTCGCCGAGGGGCTTCTGCATGGCGATTGTCTAACGGTCACAGGTAAATCATTGGCAGAGAATCTGGCGGAAGCTGCACCGTTAGAGGGCAGCCAGGAAATCATTCGCCCCATCGATAAGCCGCTGAAGCCGAACGGGCCATTGGTCGTATTAAGAGGCAATCTCGCGCCAGAAGGTGCGGTCGCCAAAATGTCGGGTATGAAGAAACTGCGTTTTGTCGGACCGGCCAAGGTGTATGACAGCGAGGAGGATGCAACCGAAGCGATCTTGAGAGATGAAATATGCAAGGGCGACGTGTTAGTCATTCGTTATTGCGGTCCTAAGGGCGGCCCGGGTATGCCGGAGATGCTGTCGGTCACGGCACTCATTGTGGGCAAGGGTCTCGGCGGAGAGGTTGCGCTGATTACGGACGGCAGATTCTCGGGCGGCTCGCATGGGTTCGTTGTCGGTCACGTAGCGCCTGAAGCACAGGTAGGCGGGCCGATCGCGCTGCTGAGGAATGGAGACATGATCACGATCGACAGCGAAACGCAAGAAATGACGTTCGACGTATCGGATTCCGAATTGGCTGCAAGGGCACAAGCATGGCAGCAGCCTCCACTCAAAGTTTCCACGGGCGTATTGTACAAATATGCAAAATTAGTGTCCTCAGCATCGAGAGGCGCGGTTACCGACTCTGCAGAATAA
- a CDS encoding Ger(x)C family spore germination protein, with protein MSKRVNAGFNLKFMILLLLCSLLTGCWDRMEIEERAVVLGISIDSAGKDAEIREDEISHLRGKYPAPKQEMIQLSVQIALPGRIPLGPGEGGASGEGAQETVWVLDVVGHTVDDAMMNLQQQISGKLFFGHLRVIVVSEEFARKGMENLNDYLHRNAEVRRMAWLMVSKGKARELMEAAPKLERVPALYLSSTLDDAVKHGKFPSDYIGTFWNNSSKKGQEGFLPYIQIMKGDNVEISGMAFFKGATLVGVTKPFEIAGYLVIKGISPAGYRGIIHVGDDSQVVTIHATNRESEIKVDIKNGLPHFTITAVTEVNVEEKNTETLPLNNSHILEEIARENERSVKELMLGLIQKTQKKESDIFGFGELVRARKPSYWNSHVKTADRWSEIYKHTTFDFRVTSKVRRVGMKAE; from the coding sequence ATGAGTAAGAGAGTAAACGCCGGCTTTAACCTAAAATTCATGATCCTTCTTCTCCTCTGCTCACTTCTGACAGGCTGCTGGGATCGGATGGAGATTGAGGAACGCGCGGTCGTTCTAGGTATATCAATCGACTCGGCCGGCAAGGATGCCGAGATTCGTGAAGATGAAATTTCTCATCTTCGAGGGAAATATCCCGCACCGAAACAGGAAATGATCCAGTTATCCGTTCAAATCGCTCTTCCCGGCAGAATACCGCTCGGACCCGGCGAAGGCGGTGCTTCAGGCGAAGGCGCCCAAGAAACTGTGTGGGTGCTTGATGTTGTGGGACATACCGTCGATGATGCGATGATGAATCTCCAGCAGCAAATATCAGGCAAATTGTTTTTTGGACATCTCCGTGTCATCGTCGTTTCTGAAGAATTTGCCAGAAAGGGAATGGAGAATTTAAACGACTATCTTCACCGAAACGCAGAAGTTCGCCGTATGGCCTGGCTGATGGTATCCAAAGGGAAAGCGAGAGAACTGATGGAAGCAGCTCCGAAGCTGGAGCGCGTCCCGGCATTGTATTTGTCCTCCACGCTGGACGACGCCGTTAAGCATGGCAAGTTCCCGAGCGACTATATCGGAACCTTCTGGAACAATTCGTCGAAGAAGGGCCAGGAAGGATTTCTGCCTTACATCCAAATCATGAAGGGCGATAACGTGGAAATCAGCGGCATGGCTTTTTTCAAAGGTGCCACACTGGTCGGCGTGACTAAACCGTTTGAAATTGCCGGATACTTGGTCATTAAGGGAATCAGTCCGGCAGGTTATCGCGGAATCATTCATGTTGGAGACGACTCTCAGGTCGTCACCATCCATGCAACGAACCGGGAATCGGAAATCAAGGTAGACATCAAGAACGGGCTTCCTCATTTTACGATCACGGCAGTGACGGAAGTGAATGTCGAAGAGAAAAACACGGAAACCCTCCCGCTCAATAACTCGCATATTCTTGAGGAAATTGCTCGGGAGAATGAACGATCCGTTAAAGAACTCATGCTCGGACTAATCCAAAAAACGCAAAAAAAAGAATCCGATATTTTCGGATTCGGCGAATTGGTACGAGCCAGAAAACCTTCCTATTGGAATAGCCATGTCAAAACCGCAGATCGATGGAGTGAAATTTATAAGCATACAACCTTTGATTTCCGTGTAACATCGAAAGTCCGAAGAGTCGGCATGAAGGCCGAATGA
- a CDS encoding GerAB/ArcD/ProY family transporter produces MNEQRQITVLQASAITISTIVGVGVLALPLSAVKAADAGAPFVTFLGMLLAFVGLFFMTRLGMRFPNDSYVEYTEVIIGKWFGRIASLVSIGFFAVLTSLVAREFGEVVVTAVLKNTPLEVTVLVMLLLAAFSSRRNIMTFAYIHLFYSPFILIPALLIVALSLKNADLVNVLPLWGNEPGGIPAGIITLSTVFQGYFIMMMVIPAMCKPERAMRSSLWAMVVTGALYILIVAATVGVFGAEETKKLLWPTLELAKATSLPANVLERLDAVFLAVWVTAVFTSLFSCYYFTLYSISKLFRLADHGMLSFFILPFLFVLAMLPQSLIQLNEVNGMISKYGLLITIAYPGILLIIAILRKKRGAAK; encoded by the coding sequence ATGAATGAACAGCGCCAAATCACGGTTCTGCAAGCCTCTGCCATTACGATCAGCACCATCGTGGGAGTAGGCGTTCTTGCACTCCCTTTGTCTGCGGTCAAAGCTGCGGATGCCGGGGCTCCGTTCGTTACTTTTTTGGGAATGCTGCTGGCGTTTGTCGGACTTTTCTTCATGACCCGGCTCGGCATGCGGTTTCCGAATGACTCGTACGTGGAGTACACCGAAGTCATCATCGGCAAGTGGTTCGGTCGAATCGCAAGCTTGGTCTCGATTGGGTTTTTTGCGGTTTTGACCTCTCTGGTCGCCAGAGAATTCGGTGAGGTTGTCGTTACGGCCGTCCTGAAAAATACACCGCTGGAGGTAACGGTGCTAGTCATGCTGCTCCTGGCTGCATTTTCTTCACGCCGAAATATTATGACCTTTGCATATATCCACTTATTTTACAGCCCCTTTATTCTGATACCTGCCCTTTTGATCGTCGCCCTTTCATTAAAAAATGCAGACTTGGTCAATGTTCTCCCTCTTTGGGGAAATGAACCCGGAGGCATACCGGCAGGCATTATTACGCTCTCCACCGTGTTCCAAGGATACTTCATTATGATGATGGTCATTCCGGCCATGTGCAAACCTGAAAGAGCGATGCGGTCCAGCCTATGGGCCATGGTAGTAACCGGCGCTTTGTATATTTTGATCGTGGCTGCCACCGTGGGTGTGTTCGGAGCCGAGGAAACCAAAAAGCTGTTGTGGCCGACACTGGAGCTTGCCAAAGCCACTTCATTGCCTGCCAATGTGCTGGAACGCTTGGATGCAGTCTTTCTAGCCGTATGGGTAACGGCTGTATTTACATCCTTGTTCTCTTGTTACTACTTTACGCTTTACTCGATAAGCAAGTTATTCCGGTTAGCGGATCATGGGATGTTGTCCTTCTTCATACTACCCTTTCTGTTCGTGTTGGCCATGCTGCCCCAAAGCTTGATTCAATTGAATGAAGTGAACGGCATGATATCCAAATATGGACTGCTGATTACTATCGCGTATCCCGGAATCCTTCTGATCATCGCCATTCTGCGCAAAAAAAGAGGTGCAGCCAAATGA
- a CDS encoding CLC_0170 family protein has protein sequence MIGEIYSGYLDVAILIWLFCGLFNLFIDMNKYRQSNMTKEKKVSRVLGWINIGIVTVWFLVIVLVKVFV, from the coding sequence ATGATCGGGGAAATTTACAGCGGTTATTTGGATGTTGCCATTCTGATCTGGCTCTTCTGCGGCTTGTTCAATCTGTTCATCGACATGAATAAGTACAGACAATCGAACATGACCAAGGAAAAAAAAGTATCCCGCGTGCTGGGTTGGATCAATATCGGTATCGTAACGGTTTGGTTTCTGGTTATCGTCCTTGTTAAAGTCTTTGTGTGA
- a CDS encoding GntR family transcriptional regulator has protein sequence MPVPKNYVSPVRMTAKERAFSQIQRWIIDGTLQPGEKLLDAELAESLGVSRTPIREAFQLLEVQGLVSTHPGKETKVTAIEREDIFKMYSTMAVLQALAAEVTTTIIVPEQIQQLRAMNLDFENAMKSGQAYQAMELDEQFHNFIVELSDNPYVAAYSASLQMHIRRFKYVFLKQPIAAAQASVDEHASIISAFEQKDGDRAQAMMKQNFMRPMQELHGLL, from the coding sequence ATGCCAGTTCCTAAGAATTATGTCTCTCCCGTACGGATGACCGCAAAAGAAAGAGCCTTCTCCCAAATTCAACGGTGGATTATCGATGGCACGCTTCAGCCCGGCGAGAAATTGCTCGACGCCGAATTGGCGGAATCGCTTGGCGTAAGCCGAACGCCCATCCGGGAAGCTTTTCAACTGCTTGAAGTACAAGGACTCGTGTCCACGCACCCCGGGAAAGAAACAAAAGTTACGGCCATTGAAAGGGAAGATATCTTTAAGATGTATTCGACCATGGCCGTTCTTCAAGCATTGGCTGCCGAAGTGACCACTACCATCATTGTTCCGGAGCAGATCCAGCAATTGCGGGCGATGAATCTGGATTTTGAAAATGCCATGAAGAGCGGGCAAGCTTATCAAGCCATGGAGTTGGATGAACAGTTTCATAATTTCATCGTGGAGCTGTCAGATAATCCTTATGTCGCTGCATATAGTGCCTCGCTTCAGATGCATATCCGGCGGTTTAAGTACGTGTTCTTAAAACAGCCGATTGCTGCCGCACAGGCTTCAGTCGATGAGCATGCTTCGATCATCAGCGCTTTCGAGCAGAAGGACGGTGATCGGGCGCAAGCTATGATGAAACAAAACTTCATGCGTCCCATGCAGGAACTACACGGGTTACTCTAA